In a genomic window of Streptomyces koelreuteriae:
- a CDS encoding DUF397 domain-containing protein, translated as MSTSELAWFKSSYSSGGSGDCVEVALTWHKSSHSSSGDGDGDCLEIATRPEAIHIRDSKNKQGPQLTLSPTTWTAFLTHAAK; from the coding sequence ATGAGCACCAGCGAACTGGCCTGGTTCAAGAGCAGCTACAGCAGCGGGGGCTCCGGCGACTGCGTAGAAGTCGCTCTCACCTGGCACAAGTCGAGCCACAGCAGCAGCGGCGACGGCGACGGCGACTGCCTCGAGATAGCGACCCGCCCCGAGGCCATCCACATCCGCGACTCCAAGAACAAGCAGGGCCCCCAGCTCACTCTCTCCCCCACCACTTGGACGGCCTTCCTCACTCACGCCGCCAAGTAA
- a CDS encoding helix-turn-helix domain-containing protein produces the protein MGTGSEPESSDSLRTFGAVVQGLREHAGLSREEFGELVRFSKHTVASVELGRRMPDPEFVTRAEEVFGRTGALRKAAGCLERQPGLAAWFRRWAQLEATAITLYTYECRLVPGLLQTEAYARTLFTNQLPPLSDEQIEAQWVARAERQRLLRERPNTAFGFILEEHLFRRRTGGVEVTRELIDHVLEIGELRNVEIQIMPTEQDTHAGLDGPMQLLETPENKWFAYCEGQESGQFIADRKVVSMLQMRYARMRSQALTLKDSTSLLQRMRGDL, from the coding sequence ATGGGGACGGGCAGCGAGCCGGAGTCGTCGGACAGTCTGCGGACGTTCGGGGCGGTGGTCCAGGGCTTGCGCGAGCACGCGGGGTTGAGCAGGGAGGAGTTCGGAGAGCTGGTGAGGTTCTCCAAACACACGGTGGCTTCGGTGGAGCTGGGGAGGCGGATGCCGGATCCGGAATTCGTGACCAGGGCGGAGGAGGTGTTCGGCAGGACGGGGGCGTTACGGAAGGCGGCGGGGTGCCTGGAGAGGCAGCCGGGGTTGGCGGCTTGGTTTCGGCGGTGGGCTCAGTTGGAGGCCACGGCTATCACGCTGTACACGTACGAGTGCCGGTTGGTGCCGGGCCTGCTGCAGACCGAGGCATACGCCCGGACGCTCTTCACGAACCAGCTCCCTCCGCTGAGCGACGAACAGATCGAGGCACAGTGGGTGGCGCGGGCGGAGCGGCAACGCCTGCTGCGGGAACGGCCGAACACGGCATTTGGCTTCATCCTGGAGGAGCACCTCTTCCGGCGTCGCACTGGCGGAGTGGAGGTCACGCGTGAACTCATCGACCACGTTCTGGAGATCGGCGAACTACGCAACGTGGAGATCCAGATCATGCCAACGGAGCAGGACACACACGCGGGTCTGGACGGGCCCATGCAGTTGCTGGAGACCCCGGAGAACAAGTGGTTCGCATACTGCGAAGGGCAGGAAAGCGGGCAGTTCATCGCTGACCGAAAGGTGGTCAGCATGCTCCAGATGCGGTATGCCAGGATGCGCTCACAGGCTCTCACTCTCAAGGACTCCACGAGCCTGTTGCAGCGGATGCGAGGGGACCTATGA
- a CDS encoding ATP-binding protein, with product MTARTTPATPQPPVTVRVFSQRFSATPRGARLARRLAAHQLDGWGIPHGTDASETVVLIVAELAANAVIHGRVPGRDFELRLGLVTGGVRIEVSDACAGSCPPGPREVPPPGPLDEHGRGLLLVDALADRWEVLRRDPGKTVRAEVDLPGAP from the coding sequence ATGACAGCAAGGACCACCCCCGCGACGCCCCAACCCCCGGTCACCGTACGTGTGTTCAGTCAGCGCTTCAGTGCCACCCCGCGCGGTGCGCGACTCGCCCGGCGTCTGGCCGCTCACCAGTTGGACGGCTGGGGCATCCCGCACGGCACCGACGCCTCCGAGACCGTCGTTCTGATCGTCGCCGAGCTGGCCGCCAACGCCGTGATACACGGGCGTGTGCCGGGGAGGGACTTCGAGTTGCGGCTCGGTCTCGTCACGGGTGGCGTGCGGATCGAGGTCAGTGACGCGTGTGCGGGTTCCTGCCCGCCCGGGCCGCGAGAGGTGCCTCCCCCGGGCCCTCTCGACGAGCACGGCCGGGGTCTCCTCCTCGTGGACGCGCTCGCCGACCGGTGGGAAGTGCTGCGGCGCGACCCCGGCAAGACGGTTCGCGCCGAGGTCGATCTGCCGGGCGCCCCGTAG